In Candidatus Manganitrophaceae bacterium, one genomic interval encodes:
- the cas1 gene encoding CRISPR-associated endonuclease Cas1, which translates to MLNEFTYCPRLGYLEWVQGEFADSADTVEGRYRHRRVDQSAKRPAKKESEGEEEKVVLHARSVSLSSERMGLTAKIDLVEGEGARVTPVDYKKSKRPHVARGAWEPELVQLCAQGLLLREQGYECAEGVIYFVGSRERVTIAFDDELIALTLERIAQMRRAVVSGEIPPPLEESPKCVRCSLVGICLPDEVRFLRANAAGLPEPRPLFPASDDTLPLHVQHPGAKVAKRGEVLAILDGDALLTEARLGEISQVALFGGVHISTPVVQELCRRGIPLTYLSSGGWFYGFTHGMNHKNIDLRRHQFRAAEDRSRCLLLARRFVQAKIANCRTLLRRNHELPLDQPLQQMKWDIEQAGKADSLEQLLGVEGMSARRYFECFDGMLKLADPLFPEFDFNGRNRRPPRDPINALLSLAYAMLAREWAVVLQTVGLDPYLGFYHQPRYGRPALALDLMEEFRPIIGDSAVITAINNGEITANDFIKQMGAVSLTAEGRSRFIQTYERRMSSEITHPVFGYRISYRRVFEVQARLLGRHLMGEIPDYPAFVTR; encoded by the coding sequence ATGTTGAACGAGTTTACCTATTGTCCCCGTTTGGGATACCTCGAATGGGTCCAGGGGGAATTCGCCGACAGCGCCGATACGGTGGAGGGGCGGTATCGCCATCGGCGGGTGGATCAGAGTGCGAAGCGGCCGGCGAAAAAAGAATCGGAAGGCGAAGAAGAAAAAGTCGTTCTCCACGCCCGGTCGGTGTCGCTCTCCAGCGAGCGGATGGGGCTTACGGCCAAGATCGATCTTGTTGAGGGCGAAGGCGCCCGCGTGACGCCGGTCGATTACAAAAAAAGCAAACGGCCGCATGTGGCGAGGGGGGCGTGGGAGCCGGAGTTAGTACAGCTTTGCGCTCAGGGGTTGCTTCTCCGGGAGCAAGGATACGAATGCGCCGAAGGGGTGATTTATTTCGTCGGCTCGCGCGAGCGGGTGACGATCGCTTTTGACGACGAGCTGATCGCCCTCACGCTGGAGCGGATCGCACAGATGCGGCGGGCGGTCGTTTCAGGAGAGATCCCGCCGCCGTTGGAGGAGAGTCCCAAATGTGTCCGTTGCTCGCTGGTCGGCATCTGCCTTCCGGATGAGGTGCGGTTTCTCAGGGCGAACGCCGCCGGCCTTCCGGAGCCACGGCCGCTCTTTCCGGCGTCGGACGACACCTTGCCGCTCCATGTCCAGCATCCGGGCGCGAAGGTGGCGAAACGGGGCGAGGTCCTGGCGATCTTAGATGGCGATGCGCTCCTCACCGAAGCCCGTTTGGGAGAGATCTCCCAGGTCGCTCTCTTCGGAGGGGTCCACATCAGCACGCCGGTGGTTCAGGAGCTCTGCCGCCGGGGCATTCCGCTCACCTATCTCTCCTCGGGTGGCTGGTTTTATGGGTTCACCCATGGGATGAACCACAAGAACATCGACCTGCGGCGCCACCAGTTCCGGGCGGCCGAAGATCGGTCCAGGTGTCTATTACTTGCGCGCCGGTTCGTCCAGGCGAAGATCGCCAACTGCCGGACCCTTCTCCGCCGCAATCACGAGCTTCCGCTGGATCAGCCGCTGCAGCAGATGAAATGGGACATCGAGCAGGCCGGAAAAGCCGACAGCCTCGAACAGCTTTTGGGGGTGGAAGGGATGTCGGCGCGGCGCTATTTCGAATGCTTCGATGGGATGCTAAAGTTGGCCGATCCCCTTTTTCCGGAATTCGACTTCAACGGCCGCAACCGAAGGCCGCCGCGCGATCCGATCAACGCGCTTCTCTCGCTCGCCTATGCGATGCTGGCGCGGGAATGGGCCGTAGTGCTGCAGACAGTCGGTCTCGATCCTTATCTGGGGTTCTATCATCAGCCTCGATACGGCCGCCCGGCGCTGGCGCTCGATCTGATGGAGGAGTTCCGGCCGATCATCGGCGATTCGGCGGTGATCACGGCGATCAACAACGGTGAAATTACCGCGAACGATTTCATCAAGCAGATGGGCGCCGTCAGCCTGACCGCGGAAGGGAGGAGCCGTTTCATTCAGACGTACGAGCGGCGGATGAGCAGCGAGATCACCCACCCCGTCTTTGGATACCGGATCAGCTACCGGCGGGTTTTCGAAGTCCAGGCCCGCCTGCTGGGACGCCATCTCATGGGAGAGATCCCCGACTATCCGGCGTTCGTGACGCGGTGA
- the cas2 gene encoding CRISPR-associated endonuclease Cas2, which translates to MRHVYIVTYDIANPKRLRRVFKTMKGFGKHLQLSVFQCDLPAIDLIRMQDILTLIINAEEDQVLIFNLGPTESCPIKSIQTLGLPAKLAKRATVVV; encoded by the coding sequence ATGCGGCATGTTTATATCGTGACCTACGACATCGCGAATCCGAAACGGCTTCGCCGTGTTTTCAAGACCATGAAGGGGTTTGGAAAACATCTTCAGCTTTCGGTTTTCCAATGCGATCTTCCGGCGATCGATCTGATCCGGATGCAGGATATCCTGACCCTGATTATCAACGCGGAGGAAGATCAAGTCCTTATCTTCAACCTGGGGCCGACGGAAAGCTGCCCGATCAAATCGATTCAGACCCTCGGTCTTCCCGCCAAGCTGGCAAAGCGCGCAACCGTAGTGGTTTGA
- a CDS encoding DUF2283 domain-containing protein codes for MAKKVVKLWYDSEGDYLEVTFDQKEGYFRETESDQVMEKVDQEGNVLGFSVLKISKLRNKPLEVAL; via the coding sequence ATGGCCAAAAAAGTCGTAAAACTCTGGTATGACTCGGAGGGAGACTATCTGGAAGTCACCTTTGACCAGAAGGAAGGCTATTTTAGGGAAACGGAAAGCGATCAGGTCATGGAAAAAGTCGACCAAGAAGGAAATGTCTTGGGGTTCTCTGTATTAAAGATTAGCAAACTCCGGAACAAACCGCTTGAAGTTGCCCTTTAA
- a CDS encoding class II fructose-bisphosphate aldolase yields the protein MQFETMSQLGDTIKGIIEISNGQVKVIDPKRVRGALIDRLVYTAVFHEKPDMRGTARWIIKMAAPQLGVYLASIQPLYEAMGRGEAGGFTVPAINVRGMAYDTARAIFRSVGKNNVGTFILEIAKSEMGYTHQSPAEYAAVMAAAAIQEGYQGPLFIQGDHIQLNAKKFKENRQKEVDGVRKLMKEAIAAGFFNIDIDSSTLVDLDPPDVVEQQRDNFEVGADLTAYVRSLEPKGVTISVGGEIGEVGGKNSTVEEFKVYIDHYLTTLEKLRPGAKGISKISVQTGTSHGGVPMPDGTVAKVKLDFGVLESISKVAREEYRLAGAVQHGASTLPPEVFDRFPKTGTAEIHLATEFQNMIYEQLPNDFKQEIYAYLREACQDEMKAGQTDEQFIYKTRKKALGPFKKRLWDLPADLRRQIGQVLEDKFTFLFNKLDVIRTRETVLKWVKPVEVSFAIREEIAAAEVESKAAAQPKQKEEVNPLAD from the coding sequence ATGCAATTCGAGACGATGAGCCAGCTTGGAGATACGATCAAGGGGATCATTGAGATTTCGAACGGGCAGGTCAAGGTGATCGACCCGAAACGGGTCCGCGGCGCGCTGATCGACCGGCTCGTCTACACCGCCGTTTTTCATGAAAAACCCGACATGCGCGGAACCGCCCGCTGGATCATCAAGATGGCGGCGCCTCAGCTCGGCGTCTATCTCGCCTCCATCCAGCCGCTTTATGAAGCGATGGGCCGGGGCGAGGCGGGCGGCTTCACCGTCCCGGCGATCAACGTCCGGGGAATGGCGTACGACACCGCCCGGGCCATTTTCAGGTCGGTCGGAAAGAACAATGTCGGGACGTTTATCTTGGAGATCGCCAAATCCGAAATGGGATATACCCATCAATCGCCCGCCGAATATGCCGCCGTCATGGCCGCCGCCGCCATCCAAGAAGGCTATCAGGGTCCCCTCTTCATCCAGGGGGACCACATCCAATTGAATGCCAAGAAGTTCAAAGAGAACCGGCAGAAAGAGGTCGATGGGGTCCGCAAGCTGATGAAAGAGGCGATCGCCGCCGGCTTCTTCAACATCGACATCGACTCCTCCACCCTGGTCGATCTCGACCCACCCGACGTCGTCGAGCAGCAGCGGGACAATTTCGAGGTCGGCGCCGATCTGACCGCCTATGTCCGGTCGCTTGAGCCGAAGGGGGTGACGATCTCCGTCGGCGGGGAGATCGGAGAGGTCGGCGGAAAGAATTCGACCGTCGAAGAGTTCAAGGTCTACATCGACCACTACCTGACCACCCTTGAGAAGCTCAGACCGGGGGCGAAGGGGATCAGCAAGATCTCGGTCCAGACCGGGACGAGCCACGGCGGCGTTCCGATGCCCGACGGCACCGTCGCCAAGGTGAAGCTCGATTTCGGCGTGTTGGAGTCGATCTCCAAGGTCGCCCGCGAAGAATATCGGCTGGCCGGTGCGGTGCAGCATGGCGCTTCGACGCTCCCGCCGGAGGTCTTCGACCGCTTCCCGAAAACCGGAACCGCTGAGATCCACCTCGCCACCGAATTCCAGAACATGATCTACGAGCAGCTTCCGAACGACTTCAAACAGGAGATCTACGCCTATCTGCGCGAAGCGTGTCAGGACGAGATGAAGGCGGGACAGACGGATGAGCAGTTCATCTACAAGACCCGGAAGAAGGCGCTCGGACCGTTCAAAAAAAGGCTCTGGGACCTTCCGGCCGACCTTCGCCGACAGATCGGCCAGGTCTTGGAGGACAAGTTCACCTTCCTCTTCAACAAGCTCGATGTGATCCGCACCCGGGAGACGGTCCTCAAATGGGTGAAGCCGGTCGAGGTCTCCTTTGCGATCCGCGAAGAGATCGCCGCCGCCGAGGTCGAATCGAAAGCCGCCGCACAACCGAAGCAAAAAGAGGAGGTCAATCCCCTTGCCGATTAA
- a CDS encoding DNA-3-methyladenine glycosylase 2 family protein, whose translation MLRPLSEKGRFEAECRALAAADPVLAEFITSVGPCRLIPTPDPFMALVEAIVSQQLSVKAADTIFKRLLALYHPKKKILPRALLATNTLALSRAGLSRQKIEYMRDLAERWETGEIVPRRFRSLSDEEVIAQLIRIKGVGRWTAEMFLIFALNRPDVLPVDDLGLKKAIERAYRLRKLPSPERIRLIAEPWRPYRSIATWYLWKSLNAVPVKSEKELME comes from the coding sequence TTGCTTCGACCTCTTTCCGAGAAGGGACGTTTTGAGGCGGAATGCCGGGCGCTCGCCGCGGCCGATCCGGTCTTGGCGGAGTTCATCACCTCGGTCGGGCCGTGCCGGCTGATCCCGACCCCCGACCCTTTTATGGCGCTGGTCGAGGCGATCGTCTCGCAGCAGCTCTCGGTCAAGGCGGCCGATACGATCTTCAAGCGGCTCCTGGCGCTCTATCATCCGAAGAAAAAAATCCTCCCCCGCGCGCTCTTGGCGACCAACACGCTCGCCCTGTCGCGGGCCGGCCTCTCCCGTCAGAAAATTGAATATATGCGCGACCTCGCCGAGCGGTGGGAGACCGGAGAGATCGTCCCCCGGCGCTTTCGGAGCCTCTCCGATGAGGAGGTGATCGCTCAGCTGATCCGGATCAAAGGGGTCGGCCGGTGGACGGCGGAGATGTTTCTGATTTTTGCGCTGAATCGGCCCGATGTCTTGCCGGTCGATGACCTCGGGTTGAAAAAGGCGATCGAGCGCGCGTACCGGCTGCGGAAGCTCCCCTCTCCGGAGCGGATTCGGCTGATTGCCGAGCCGTGGCGGCCGTATCGGTCGATTGCGACCTGGTATCTTTGGAAGAGCTTGAATGCGGTGCCGGTGAAGAGCGAGAAGGAATTGATGGAGTAG
- a CDS encoding ABC-F family ATP-binding cassette domain-containing protein: MNILDVSHLAKTYGMREVFRDVTLTIDENEKVGFVGRNGCGKTTLFRIIAGLEPPDGGEIAFKRGISIGYLTQDPVLNDTSTVGEEIESALAQIHEKRDRYDAIGEKMRTADAAEMERLLKEQEGLGEWLELHQGWETDHRIDEVLLRLGIVRRDEPVGMLSGGMRKRVALAKLVLQSPDLLLLDEPTNHLDAETTAWLETFLIGYKGAVMLITHDRYFLDRVAQRIFEIEDGGAYSYLGGYLDYLEGRADRLMHDAREQGRLITLLRRETEWMRRGAKARTTKSKARIDRFYAMQGERKDHVEREIGLRLETDQRLGHTILELNELFKSFGDRTLVCKLSLLLKAGDRIGIIGPNGSGKTTLLRMILGEETPTAGSIVRGKNTKIAYFDQKREVLDPELKVEDALGEGSWVTLGGERRHKTGYLAEFLFEHYDQKRYIRTLSGGEKARLILAKMMLENANMLVLDAPTNDLDIPTLQLFDDALVSYNGCVLMVTHDRFFLDKVATGILSFEGGGRIRYTEGNYETYLTRLKNEEAAKGKEQVEITPGPPAQRSPGKPNEKKGLNFKERRELEGIEEEIAKLEERKRALERFLADPAGQASGAGTITAWGNELAATEKMLQEKMSRWEFLETKQAK; the protein is encoded by the coding sequence ATGAATATATTGGATGTCTCTCACCTCGCCAAAACGTATGGGATGAGAGAGGTTTTTCGGGATGTCACCTTAACGATCGATGAAAATGAGAAGGTCGGCTTTGTCGGGCGGAACGGCTGCGGAAAGACGACGCTGTTTCGAATCATCGCCGGCCTGGAGCCGCCGGACGGCGGGGAGATCGCCTTTAAGCGGGGGATCTCGATCGGCTACCTGACCCAAGATCCGGTGTTAAACGATACATCGACCGTCGGGGAGGAGATCGAATCGGCGTTGGCGCAGATCCACGAGAAGCGGGACCGTTATGACGCGATCGGGGAGAAGATGCGAACCGCCGATGCGGCCGAAATGGAGCGGCTTCTGAAAGAGCAGGAGGGGCTCGGGGAGTGGCTGGAGCTCCATCAGGGATGGGAGACCGACCATCGGATCGACGAAGTTCTCCTCCGTCTGGGAATCGTTCGGCGCGATGAGCCGGTCGGCATGCTGAGCGGCGGAATGCGCAAGCGGGTGGCGCTGGCGAAATTGGTCCTTCAATCGCCCGATCTGCTCCTTCTCGACGAGCCGACGAACCACCTCGATGCGGAGACGACCGCCTGGCTGGAGACGTTTCTCATCGGCTATAAAGGGGCGGTGATGTTGATCACCCATGACCGTTACTTTCTCGATCGGGTCGCACAGCGGATCTTCGAGATCGAAGACGGCGGCGCCTACAGTTATCTCGGCGGCTACCTCGATTATCTGGAAGGGCGGGCCGACCGCCTCATGCACGACGCGCGCGAGCAGGGGCGTCTGATCACGCTGCTGCGGCGGGAGACGGAGTGGATGCGGCGCGGCGCCAAAGCCCGAACGACCAAATCAAAAGCCCGAATCGATCGGTTCTACGCCATGCAGGGAGAGCGGAAGGACCATGTCGAGCGGGAGATCGGGTTGCGGCTGGAGACCGATCAGCGGCTGGGGCATACCATCTTAGAGCTGAACGAGCTGTTCAAGTCGTTCGGCGATCGGACCTTGGTCTGCAAGCTGAGCCTGCTGCTCAAGGCGGGGGACCGGATCGGCATCATCGGTCCGAACGGCTCCGGAAAGACGACCCTGCTCCGGATGATCCTCGGAGAGGAGACGCCGACGGCGGGGTCGATCGTGCGCGGAAAGAATACGAAGATCGCCTACTTCGATCAGAAGCGGGAGGTGCTCGATCCGGAGCTGAAGGTCGAGGATGCGCTCGGCGAGGGATCGTGGGTGACGCTCGGCGGGGAGCGGCGGCACAAGACCGGCTATCTGGCCGAGTTCCTCTTCGAGCACTACGATCAAAAGCGGTACATCCGGACCCTCTCTGGGGGGGAGAAAGCCCGGCTGATCTTGGCGAAGATGATGCTGGAGAATGCCAACATGCTCGTCCTGGATGCGCCGACGAACGACCTCGACATCCCGACCCTTCAGCTCTTCGACGACGCCCTGGTCTCCTACAACGGCTGTGTGCTGATGGTGACGCACGACCGCTTCTTTCTCGACAAGGTGGCGACCGGCATCCTCAGCTTTGAAGGAGGCGGGCGCATTCGCTACACCGAGGGGAACTATGAGACCTACCTCACCCGTCTGAAAAATGAAGAGGCGGCGAAGGGGAAAGAGCAGGTCGAAATCACCCCCGGCCCGCCGGCGCAGCGCTCTCCGGGAAAGCCGAACGAGAAGAAAGGGCTCAACTTCAAAGAGCGACGGGAGCTGGAGGGGATCGAGGAGGAGATTGCCAAACTGGAGGAGCGGAAGCGGGCGCTGGAGCGCTTCCTTGCCGATCCCGCCGGTCAGGCGAGCGGGGCGGGGACGATTACCGCGTGGGGGAATGAGCTCGCCGCGACCGAGAAAATGTTGCAGGAGAAGATGAGCCGTTGGGAATTTCTCGAAACCAAGCAGGCGAAGTAG
- a CDS encoding fibronectin type III domain-containing protein — MRRVSARWVIVLFLSLWLNQGGVAWAGQAVLTWDPSPDAVSGYKVYTGTVSGIYLTAVDVGTGTTYTVPNLIDGLTYYFAVTAYDGAGNESPSSNEVSKAIPLAIDLTPPILSSITVGSLTLNSATISWSSNEVSSSRVVYGATASYGASTPGTPDLVTAHTQTLTGLQPGTLYHFSALSRDAAGNLATSQDGTFTTLGDGTAPSTPAGVTGTVLSATQINLTWSASTDNLGVTGYRIYRNGTQVASSATPGYLDGGLTANTTYSYTVAAYDAAGNLSAASSARAYTTLPLAPVLSQTAATGMTSSGATLSGTVNPSGATTTAWFEYGTTTAYGSSTPVATVSATNTISATLASLTASTTYHFRLAARNAGGTTYGPDAYFLTLAPPTVAPPPVQGPPPSISSYTLTQDPYAWVAAPIALTLAGDDNSTTAFLPFPFPFYGQTYKQLYLSTNGLITFGGANTAFIPQSIPGPAQPNAFIAPFWRDLYVGMQQITFASSDTEFVIAFNGVRDLCCSAPTHTFEVVLRPDGTILFQYGAVTMNAPTGIGIENQDGSVGISIPTVSANSGFRFTPNTAAAPPSAADTTAPVLSGMGTGSVTASSAVIGWSTDELSDTQVEYGATTSYGLTSPLVSTMVTAHSQSLTGLASSTLYHYRVRSKDAAGNLAVSTDGIFTTVTPPDTSAPSAPTGLAATVPSSTQINLSWSASTDNVGVTGYRLYRNGTQIATPTGLTYSDGSLTPDTAYSYTVAASDAAGNLSAQSAAISARTLLPPDTAPPVFSGIGASGVTQTGATVGWTTNEPATTQVAYGTTTAYGSFSTLNTALVSAHTVSLTGLTASTTYHYQVISRDAAGNVATSSDAIFITTAIPDTTAPSVPAGLAATVPSSTQINLSWSASTDNIGVTGYRVYRNGTQVATPSGLTYSDGGLTANTAYSYTVAASDAAGNLSAQSAAISARTLLAPDTTPPVISAVAAGSITSTSVVISWTTNEVADSQVDYGTTASYGTTTAVVSKLIAAHSQTLTGLLPSTLYHYRVRSKDPAGNVATSADAIFVTAAPPVSTPTTVTLSPAADTYLNLDTSVNSTDVTLNTYTWPDNQAANTVLMKFNLSSIPAGAVIQSATLNLSLVEADIEAEPTYTVTVHKVINKNPDLTRATGYTYDGVNGWTANACCYDNVPLAEQDISAPYDTKAIDKVLGRKNWTLTAMVQEWINAPTTNFGLMLNSDATKEADRYRFFASMENPTAAIRPSLTVTYQLP, encoded by the coding sequence ATGAGGAGAGTCAGTGCTCGGTGGGTGATCGTTCTTTTTCTTTCACTCTGGCTCAATCAGGGTGGGGTCGCGTGGGCGGGTCAGGCGGTCCTGACGTGGGACCCGAGCCCCGACGCGGTCAGCGGCTATAAGGTTTATACCGGGACGGTTTCCGGTATCTATTTGACCGCCGTCGATGTCGGAACGGGGACGACCTATACGGTCCCCAATCTCATCGACGGATTGACCTACTACTTTGCCGTCACCGCCTATGACGGCGCCGGAAATGAAAGCCCCTCCTCCAACGAGGTCAGCAAAGCGATCCCCCTGGCGATCGACCTGACCCCTCCCATTCTCTCGAGCATCACGGTCGGCAGCCTGACACTGAATTCCGCGACGATCAGCTGGAGCAGCAATGAGGTATCGAGCAGCCGCGTCGTCTATGGGGCGACCGCTTCCTATGGCGCTTCAACGCCGGGGACGCCGGACCTCGTAACGGCTCACACCCAAACGCTCACCGGTCTGCAGCCGGGAACCCTCTATCACTTCAGCGCCCTCAGCCGCGATGCGGCGGGGAATCTGGCCACCTCTCAAGACGGCACCTTCACCACCCTCGGCGACGGCACCGCTCCCTCCACACCGGCAGGGGTGACCGGGACTGTTCTCTCCGCCACACAGATCAATCTCACCTGGTCGGCCTCCACCGACAACCTGGGGGTGACCGGCTATCGTATCTATCGCAATGGAACCCAGGTGGCCAGCAGCGCGACCCCAGGCTATCTCGACGGCGGTCTGACCGCTAACACGACCTATAGCTATACGGTGGCGGCCTATGATGCGGCGGGGAATCTCTCGGCGGCTTCTTCTGCGCGCGCCTATACCACCCTGCCGCTGGCGCCGGTCCTCTCTCAGACGGCGGCGACCGGTATGACCTCCTCCGGCGCGACCCTCTCCGGCACGGTCAATCCTTCGGGAGCGACCACAACCGCCTGGTTCGAGTATGGCACCACGACCGCTTACGGCAGCAGCACCCCTGTGGCCACCGTCTCGGCGACCAATACGATCTCGGCCACCCTCGCCTCGCTGACCGCTTCGACGACCTATCATTTCCGACTGGCCGCCCGCAACGCGGGGGGAACGACCTATGGACCGGATGCCTATTTCCTAACGCTCGCCCCGCCGACGGTGGCGCCTCCTCCTGTCCAAGGGCCTCCCCCATCGATCAGCAGCTACACCCTGACACAAGATCCATACGCCTGGGTGGCGGCGCCGATCGCCTTAACGCTCGCCGGGGATGACAATTCGACCACCGCCTTTCTCCCCTTTCCCTTCCCCTTCTATGGACAGACCTATAAACAGTTGTATCTCTCGACCAACGGGTTGATCACCTTCGGAGGGGCGAATACCGCTTTTATCCCGCAGTCGATTCCGGGACCCGCTCAGCCGAACGCTTTCATCGCCCCTTTTTGGCGGGATCTTTATGTCGGGATGCAGCAGATCACCTTCGCCTCTTCAGATACGGAGTTCGTGATCGCCTTTAACGGCGTGAGAGACCTCTGCTGCAGCGCGCCGACCCATACCTTTGAAGTGGTCTTGAGGCCGGATGGGACGATCCTTTTCCAATATGGAGCGGTGACGATGAATGCCCCGACCGGGATCGGGATCGAGAACCAGGACGGCAGCGTCGGAATATCGATTCCGACGGTCTCCGCCAACAGCGGTTTCCGCTTCACCCCCAACACCGCCGCCGCCCCGCCGTCGGCCGCCGACACGACGGCACCGGTTCTTTCCGGAATGGGGACGGGGAGTGTCACCGCCAGCAGCGCTGTCATCGGGTGGAGCACGGATGAGCTCTCCGATACCCAAGTGGAATATGGAGCGACGACCTCTTATGGCCTGACCAGCCCGCTTGTCTCGACGATGGTGACCGCCCACTCGCAGAGCTTGACCGGATTGGCTTCTTCCACCCTTTATCATTACCGCGTCCGAAGCAAGGACGCCGCCGGAAATCTGGCGGTCTCAACCGATGGGATCTTTACCACGGTGACCCCGCCCGACACGTCGGCGCCGTCGGCGCCGACCGGGCTGGCGGCCACGGTGCCTTCTTCCACCCAGATCAATCTAAGTTGGAGCGCTTCGACCGACAATGTCGGGGTCACCGGCTACCGGCTCTATCGCAACGGAACCCAGATCGCCACCCCAACCGGCCTGACCTACTCCGACGGCAGCTTGACCCCCGATACCGCTTATAGCTACACGGTGGCCGCGTCCGATGCGGCGGGGAATCTCTCGGCGCAGAGCGCCGCGATCAGCGCCCGGACCCTCCTTCCGCCCGACACCGCCCCGCCGGTCTTTTCCGGGATCGGCGCGTCGGGGGTGACGCAGACCGGAGCGACCGTCGGCTGGACGACCAATGAGCCGGCGACCACTCAGGTGGCGTATGGAACGACGACGGCGTATGGGAGCTTCTCCACATTAAATACGGCCCTGGTCTCCGCCCATACCGTTTCCCTCACCGGGTTAACCGCTTCGACAACCTATCATTATCAAGTGATCAGCCGGGATGCCGCCGGGAATGTGGCGACCTCCTCCGACGCCATCTTTATCACGACCGCCATCCCCGACACGACGGCGCCGTCGGTGCCGGCCGGGCTGGCCGCCACGGTCCCTTCTTCGACCCAGATCAATCTGAGCTGGAGCGCTTCGACCGACAACATCGGAGTGACCGGCTATCGGGTTTATCGCAATGGGACGCAGGTGGCCACTCCGAGCGGCCTGACCTACTCCGACGGCGGCTTGACCGCCAATACGGCGTATAGCTATACGGTGGCGGCGTCCGATGCGGCGGGGAATCTCTCGGCGCAGAGCGCGGCGATCAGCGCCCGGACCCTTCTCGCCCCCGACACCACCCCGCCGGTGATCTCGGCGGTGGCGGCGGGGAGCATCACGTCGACCAGTGTGGTGATCAGCTGGACGACGAATGAAGTCGCCGACAGCCAGGTTGACTATGGAACGACGGCCTCTTATGGGACGACCACCGCCGTCGTCTCAAAGCTGATCGCGGCCCATTCGCAGACGCTGACCGGACTCCTTCCCTCCACCCTCTATCATTATCGGGTCCGGAGTAAAGATCCCGCCGGAAACGTTGCGACCTCCGCCGACGCGATCTTTGTGACCGCCGCGCCGCCGGTCTCGACCCCGACGACAGTGACGCTCTCCCCGGCGGCCGACACCTACCTCAATCTCGACACCTCGGTCAACAGCACCGATGTGACATTGAATACCTATACCTGGCCCGATAATCAAGCGGCGAATACGGTGTTGATGAAATTCAACCTAAGCAGCATCCCGGCGGGCGCCGTCATTCAGAGCGCGACACTTAACCTCTCCCTGGTCGAAGCCGATATTGAGGCGGAACCGACCTACACCGTCACGGTCCACAAGGTGATCAACAAGAATCCCGATCTGACGAGAGCGACCGGCTATACCTATGACGGGGTGAACGGCTGGACGGCGAACGCCTGCTGTTACGACAATGTTCCGCTCGCGGAGCAGGATATCTCCGCCCCCTATGACACCAAGGCGATCGATAAGGTGCTCGGGCGGAAGAACTGGACCCTCACGGCGATGGTGCAGGAGTGGATCAACGCGCCGACGACCAACTTTGGTCTGATGCTGAATTCCGACGCGACCAAAGAAGCCGACCGCTACCGCTTCTTCGCCAGCATGGAGAACCCGACCGCCGCAATCCGTCCTTCGCTCACCGTGACCTATCAGCTGCCGTAG
- a CDS encoding DUF72 domain-containing protein, with protein sequence MKKSTPYRVGCSGWQYRHWKEAFYPATLPQKRWLEFYAERFDTVEVNNSFYRLPTEKTFSEWRGRVPDPFLFAVKASRYLTHLKKLKDPAEPLDLFWSRARLLEEKLGPVLYQLPPYWKRNETRFFQFLDALPEAGRHVVEFRDPTWYTDTIFRAMEEKRVALCLHDMPGSASPHERVGPFVYVRFHGFREHPEGAYPKRHLQEWARWLAKEADAGRAIFAYFNNDAFGHAPRNAMELRDALLSSGREEAA encoded by the coding sequence ATGAAGAAAAGCACTCCTTATCGGGTCGGATGTTCCGGCTGGCAATACCGCCATTGGAAGGAGGCCTTCTATCCTGCCACCTTGCCTCAAAAAAGATGGCTTGAATTCTATGCGGAGCGCTTTGATACGGTCGAGGTAAACAACAGCTTCTATCGGCTTCCAACCGAGAAAACCTTTTCGGAGTGGCGCGGCCGGGTTCCCGACCCTTTTCTTTTTGCCGTGAAGGCGAGCCGTTATCTCACCCATTTAAAAAAGCTGAAAGATCCGGCCGAGCCGCTCGATCTCTTCTGGAGCCGCGCCCGGCTTCTCGAAGAAAAACTCGGTCCCGTCCTCTACCAGCTTCCCCCCTATTGGAAACGGAACGAGACACGATTCTTTCAATTTCTCGATGCCCTCCCGGAAGCGGGACGGCACGTGGTCGAATTTCGAGATCCGACCTGGTATACCGATACCATCTTTCGAGCGATGGAGGAGAAGCGGGTCGCCCTCTGTCTCCATGACATGCCCGGTTCCGCCTCCCCTCACGAGCGGGTCGGACCGTTCGTCTATGTCCGATTCCATGGTTTTAGGGAACATCCGGAAGGGGCCTATCCGAAACGGCACCTCCAAGAGTGGGCCCGCTGGCTTGCGAAAGAAGCCGATGCCGGAAGGGCGATCTTTGCTTATTTCAACAATGACGCCTTCGGGCATGCCCCCCGAAATGCGATGGAACTGAGAGACGCCCTCTTATCCAGTGGCCGCGAGGAAGCGGCCTAA